In Leptotrichia sp. oral taxon 221, the DNA window TCCCTTTATAACATACATTTATTTTACCAAGTCTTAGCACAAAAATCAAGAAATTAAAACGAAAAATAGAAAAAAGCTGCTTCATATAATTAAATTATACAAAGCAACTTTTTCAGTTAGTTATTTTTAATTTATTTATTGTTCAATAGAACCTTTTCCTGTGCTTTTTAAGCTACAACTTTTATCTTTTCCATTTTCTGTATAAACAGCTTCATTTCCTTTCATATGAATAGAAATATTTCCATTTGAATATTTTTCTCCACTTGCAGCTACAGCTGAATTTAAATCATAAATACTACCGTAACCATCAGCCAATCTTACTTTATCTGTTGATAAATTTTCAACTGTTACATCTTGGTACCCTTCACAATCAAATTTTCTTAATAAATGTGATGATGCAGTGTTGTTATCAGCATTGCTTTGAGTCATAGAGCAAGCTTCATCTTGACCATTTTTAGTAAATGCAGCTTCATTTCCTTTTATGTGAATAGAAACTCCACTACCTTTATATTCTTCTCCACTTGCTGATCTTGTCAATTTCAAATTATATGATTTTCCATTACTTTCAGTTAATTTAACTCTGTCTGTTGATAGATTTTCAACTGTTACACTTCTATTATCGCAAGTAAATTTTCTTGTTAATTTTGCTGATGCAACTTTAGATTCTGCTTTTTTATTTGAAGTTTTCTTCGTAGCCGCATAACCAATAGATCCTAAAGCTAAAACTCCGATTAATGCTGTTAAAATAATTTTTTTTGTAGATTTCATAAAAACCACTCTCTTTCTTTTTTCTCCATTTTATTTTTTATATGCCCAAATTTTCAAAAAAAGTAGATAACAATCCATTTTCACTCCTTTATAAAATTAAATCTTATCCTGTACTTTCATCCTAAAAATCTAAACATATTTATTGAAATCTTAATCCTCTCTCGATTTCGGTATTAGTATACAACATATTTATTTTTTTTTCAATTAAATAATAATTTTTTTTTCTTGATTTATTAATTTTAAATTAATTATAAAAATGTTAT includes these proteins:
- a CDS encoding MliC family protein; amino-acid sequence: MKSTKKIILTALIGVLALGSIGYAATKKTSNKKAESKVASAKLTRKFTCDNRSVTVENLSTDRVKLTESNGKSYNLKLTRSASGEEYKGSGVSIHIKGNEAAFTKNGQDEACSMTQSNADNNTASSHLLRKFDCEGYQDVTVENLSTDKVRLADGYGSIYDLNSAVAASGEKYSNGNISIHMKGNEAVYTENGKDKSCSLKSTGKGSIEQ